TCTGGGTATTTTTTAAACAATAGTAACTATGAATATAGAAATTCCTTTCTTAGATATAAAGTCTTTAACGATGCTGGCAGTTATACTGGCGATGGTATTATGGAAGACATTATTTTTTATCCCAATGAGATAATTGAGATTGGTAACACAAAAATGGAAAACTTGCCTGCGGCAGAAGGACTACATTTTGGTTATGAAGTAAGCGTTTTAGACACAATCGCAAATAAGTATCATACTTACAGCAAATATTATGACTATAGTGGTGATAAAACTAACTATAAAGTAAAAATTGCTATAAAAATTGAACATGATACAACTTTTACCGATTCGACTGTAATAGAATAATATTTAATACGAGACAAAATAATAATTAAATTTGTGCCACAATATTTAAAATGTCGGTTAATTCCATCTTAACCTGGCTCAAAAAAATAACCACAGTCCGGGATGAAGACGCTGATTCTGTCGAGCGCTACACTCCGGGCGAGGAGATCACCAACGCCATCCTGCACGGGGTGGGGCTGGGGCTGGCTTTGGCGGCCCTGGCGGTGCTGGTGGTGATGGCCAGCCTGTCCGGGAACGCCTGGCACATAGTCAGCTTCAGCATCTACGGCGCCACCCTGGTGATGCTGTATTTGTCTTCGACGCTGTATCACAGCTTTTATGCCGGCAAGGCCAAGCGGCTGTTCCGGGTCTTCGACCACTCGTCCATCTTTCTGCTGATAGCCGGGACCTACACGCCCATCACCCTGATCGCCCTGCGGGGCCGGCTGGGCTGGACGGTGTTCGGCGTGGTGTGGGGCATCGCTATTTTGGGCATAGTGGGCAAGGCCTTCTGGACCCACAAATTCGTGTTCATGTCCACCCTGTTGTACATTGCCATGGGCTGGCTCGTGGTGGTGGTGATAAAACCGGTGCTGGAGAACCTGAACACGGTCAGCCTGGTGTTCTTGGGGGTGGGAGGTCTGTTTTACACGCTGGGGACGGTGTTTTACCTGTGGCGCAAACTGAAATACCACCACGCCATTTGGCACCTGTTCGTGCTGGCCGGGAGCATCTGTCATTTTTTCACGGTGTTGTTCATGTTGCCGAGGTGACAGCAGCAATAATATTAAAAATGAAAGTGTCAAATAATGAATGATAAATCATATTTGGACAAAAAATATTTTATTGACAACAATGTATTTAATTGTCCATTCTGTAATCGACGCAATGTAAATTATTATATTGAAGCTCATGTACAATTTGATTGGTCAAACGACAAGGTTTGTCACATCTATACAGCAAAATGTAGTTCATGTAATAATACCTCAATGCATTTAACCTATAGCTCTATTGATTTGATTAGAGTTACCAACACGAAAGGTTATTTTTCACATAGATTTAGTGTTGATGAAGACCTTGATAGTTTATTCTTCTATTCTATACCCACATCATTTTTTGTTATGGACGATAAAATACCCTCTATTATACGGGAGTTAATATCTGAGGCAGAGGGTTGTTTAAAAATGAATTATCTAACTGGTGCATCAGCTTGTATGCGGAAAGCAATTTATGAGTTGTTAATAATAGAAAAAGTTGATGGCCAAGATTATGAAAATAAAATTAAACAATTAAAAAAGAAGTATGCTGATTCCGATCCTGCATTATTTGATATATTGGCTCATATACAAGATATGACCAGTGATAAAATACATGAGCAATCTTGGGATTTGTGGAATTCCCAATACTTAAATTTGATTATTGAAACTTTAAAAACAGTTCTGCATGATGTTTATGTTTTGCCTAAAATTAAAAAAGAAAGATCTTCTTCTATCCAAAAACTATTGGAAAAAGTAAATGCAAGTAAAAAAGGTTCTAAACCTGAAGTTTGATTGATAAACAATCGAATAAGTCGGAATATTTCATTAGAACAATTATTAGGTCTTAACCTATGCAAACATCCAACCAAATACGCCAATCATTCCTGGATTTCTTCAAATCCAAAGGCCACACCATCGTGCCCTCGGCCTCGGTCGTTCCAACCGATGATCCGACCCTGCTGTTCACCAACGCGGGGATGAACCAGTTCAAGAAGATCTTCCTGGGCGCCGAGACCCGCGATTACAAACGAGCCGCCGACAGCCAGAAGGTCTTGCGGGTCTCGGGCAAGCACAACGATCTTGAGGAAGTAGGCAAGGACCACACCCACCACACCTTCTTTGAGATGCTGGGCAACTGGTCCTTTGGCGACTATTTCAAGAAGGAGTCAATCGGCTGGGCCTGGGAACTGCTGACCGGGGTCTGGAAACTGCCCCAGGAAAAACTTTACGCCACGGTCTATGTCAACGACCAGGAGGCCGAGGGTTTTTGGAAGACCCAGACCGGCATCGACCATTCGCACATCAGCCGCCACGGCGAGAAGGACAACTTCTGGGAGATGGGCGAGACCGGCCCCTGCGGGCCCTGCTCCGAGATCCACATGGACATGGGAGAAGGCACCTGTCCCAAGGACGGCAAGGACGGGCATGTCTGCGGGGTCAACGTCGACGGCTGCGGGCGGTTCGTGGAGATCTGGAACCTGGTGTTCATCCAGTACGACCGGGGCCCGGACGGCACGCTGAAGGACCTGCCCAGCAGGCATGTGGACACCGGAATGGGCTTTGAACGTCTGGTTAGGGTGCTGCAGGAGAAGGATTCCAACTATTCCACCGACCTGCTGTACCCCATCATCAAGCAAACCGGGGAGATCTCCGGCAAGCAGTACAATCCCGGACCCGAAGGCATGTCCTTCCGGGTGGTCGCCGACCATATCCGGGCGCTGGTGTTCACCATCGGGGACGGGGTGCTGCCCTCCAACGAAGGCCGGGGCTATGTGATCCGGCGCATTCTGCGCCGGGCTGCCCGGCACGGGCGCCTGCTGGGACTAAAGCAGCCGTTCCTCTACCGGCTGGCCTCCACCGTCATCGACATCATGGGCGAAGCCTATCCCGACATCAAACAGCGCCACGAGCATATCGCCATGGTGATCAAGACCGAGGAGGAGCGGTTCGGCGAGACGCTGGACCTGGGGCTTTCGCTGTTCGACCAGATCGCATCTAAACTGAAAACTGCCAAGGACAAGGTGATCTCCGGCCCCGACGCCTTCAAACTCTATGATACCTTCGGCTTTCCGCTGGACCTGACCCAGGTGATGGCCGAAGAACAGGGATTGACCGTTGATTCCGAGGGTTTCCAGCAGGCCATGACCGGACAGCGGGAGAGGGCCCGGGCGGCCCGGGGCGAGGTTACTTTTACCGCCGCCAAGGAAGTGGATTATCCGGCCTGCATCTTTGTGGGCTATAACAGCCTGGTGCAGAAGACGAAGGTCAACGGGATATACATCAAGGAACTGCCAATCGATAAGGCCGAGAAGGGCCAGACCGTGGACCTCACCCTGGAGAACACCCCGTTCTACGGCGAGGGCGGCGGCCAGGCCGGCGATATAGGCTTTCTGGAGAATGCCAACTGCCGGATCAAGGTGCTGAACTCGGTGAAAGCCTTCAACGGGTCCACGGTGCACCATGCCGAGATGGTCTCCGGCTCCATAAAACTCAAGGACGAGATCACCGCCTCGGTGGACCAGCCGGCCCGCTTAAGCACCGCCCGGCACCACACCGCCACCCATCTTCTGCAGGCGGCCTTGCAGCAGATCGTGGGCAAGCACGTCCAGCAGCAGGGCTCCATGGTCAGCCCGGAGCGACTGCGCTTCGACTTTACCCATTTCGCCGGACTGGAACAGATGCAGCTGGACGAGGTGGAGCATATGGTCAACCGCAAGATCATGGACAACCTGCCGGTGGCCGACGAGCACATGAAACTGGCCGAGGCCCAGAAGACAGGGGCCATGGCCTTGTTCGGGGAAAAGTACGGGGAGGAGGTCCGGGTGATCTCCTGCGGCGACTTCTCCAAGGAACTGTGCGGCGGCACCCATGTCAAGCACAGCGGCGAGCTGGGGCTGTTCAAGATCGTCAAGGAAGAAGCCATCGCCTCCGGGGTGCGCAGGATAGAGGCCGTGGCAGGCGAGGCCGCCTACCGTCTGGTCAAGCAGGACGAACTGCTGGTGGCGGAGATACAGGATAGGCTGAAAGCCAACCGCGATGACATAGTCAAGAAGCTGAACGCCCAGATGGAAGAACTGAAGGCGCTGGAGAAATCGAGGAAGGATGCGGCCAGACTGCAGCAGGGGAGCCTTATCGAGGGGCTGGTTAAAGAAGTCAAAAAGGTTGAAGAGGTTCAAGTGTTGGTCAAGTTGCTGGATGGCTTTTCCCAGGACGACATGCGGGAGATGGCAGACAAACTGCGGATCAAACTGCCGGGCGCTGTCATCATCCTGGCCAGCGTGGACGAGGGCAAGTTCGGGTTCACCATCGCGGTGGGCGATGAGCTGGTAAAAACCAAGAAGTTCCTGGCCGGGGACATTGCCAAGAAGATCGCCGCGGCCACCGGCGGCAAGGGCGGAGGACGGCCCCAGCTGGCCCAGGTGGGCGGCAAGGACGAGGGGAAGCTGAAGGAGCAGATGGGGCAGATGGAGACTACAATATTCTCATAGGCATCATTAGCCCAGCCCTTAAGGGCTGGGCTAATAAAAGAAACGATAAACCATGATCACAATCAAACAACAACTCTGCGGCCAGTGCGGGCTATGCCCGGGCGTATGCCCGGTGCAGGCCATAACGCTCCATGGCTGGGGCCTGGAGGTTGACGATAAAAAATGCACCGGCTGCGGGCAGTGCGTTACAGTGTGCCCCACCGGGGCTTTAACCAAAAAGACCTAACCCTCCTCCTTCGCTTCGCTGCGGCGGACAGGCCGCCCCAATTCAAAGTGGCGAAGGGGAGATAGAGAGGTACGGTCAAAGGATTGAAAATGATCTACCAGCAACTGCTGAAAACCGCCAAGCAAAAGGGCTCCAATTTCCTGGTCCTTCTGGACCCGGACAAATGCAGGAAGCAGGACGCGACCAAGATCGGCCAGGCCTTGAACGATGCCGGGGCCGACGGCATCCTGTTCGGCACCAGCCTGCTGATGTCCAACCAGATCGACGACACCATCAAGGCCCTGAAGCAGAACTTCAAACAGCCGGTGATCATATTTCCCGGCAGCGCCTACCAGGTCTCGCAACACGCCGACGCCATCCTGTACCTGTCGCTGGTCTCGGGCCGCAATGCGGAATTGCTGATAGGCGAGCAGGTCAAGGCCGCACCCATGCTTAAAGCTTCCGGCCTGGAGGTGATTCCCACCGGTTACATGCTGATAGAGTCCGGCAAGCTGACCTCGGCCAACTACATGAGCCACACCATGCCCATCCCCCGGGACAAGTCCGACATCGCCATGGCCCACGCCCTGGCCGCCCGGATGCTGGGGATGAAGCTGATCTACATGGACGCCGGGAGCGGGGCCCAGAACAGCGTCCCCGAGGAGATGATCGCCGGGGTGGCCAAGTACGCCGAGCTTCCCGTCGTGGTGGGCGGGGGGATCAGAACCCCGGAAGAAGCAGGATCCAAGGCCCGGGCCGGGGCCACCGCGGTGGTGGTGGGAAACATCCTGGAGAAGAAGGGGAATCTTAAAACAGCGTTAGCTTTCGCGAAGGCTATCCATTTCAGAATAAAAGAGTAAAAGTGACTGCTATAGAAATTGGGAAATTATTTATTACTCCTTTAATTTCTATTGTGAAATGGATGAGGAGTATAACCGCTGAATCTACTATTATTAGTGATTCTTTGAGTAATGTTGAAGACCATGAGATAAGAGAGCAATTAAGAAAATTTATGCAAAAAAGTAGCTTATTGGACTTATGTACAAATAATTCAAAACGCTCATCTATGATTGATGAATTTAAAGCCGTTTTAACGAACCATACTGATACAGCAATTACAAATGCAGTTGATAGCTTTTATGAAAATATGATTGATGGTATTAGTAAATATGATGATCTTTCCCGAAAATATCAGAATCGTGTAGCATGGCAAAATGAACGAACAAAGAACAAACCGGGTCTATATGTAAATATTATACAAATTGACGAAACAATCATTGAGCTTGAAGATGCTTATAAGGCAATCATAGATACTGCAAATAAATTTGAAAGCAGTAAAGATTTTAAACAATACATAGAATATATTGAACGAAGTTATTTAAATATTAGAGGTGTTGAAAAACAGAAGCACTATCCCATTATATTAAATAATATAGCAAAAGCGTATATGGAGTTAGATGAAATAGAGAAGCCTTTATTTTATCTAATAAAAGCAAATAAGATTGACCAATCGAATAAACAAATACGGGCAAACCTAGCTATTGCTTATGCTAATAACGAAAATTATGATGAAGCAAATAAATTGCTGAATGATTTGGAAGGTGAACAGCAACCCCATATCCAAGTACAGATATTAAACATTAAATCATTAACATGTCTTTATGAAAGCGAATTTGACAAAGCGCTTATTCTTAATGAGTCTGCCCTAAAGTTTGAACCAGAGAATATTTATCTCAATGCGAACAGAGGGTTAATACTGTGCTATCACGGCAAATTCGAAATGGGCATAAGACTATTAGATGACACCTCCAAGAAAAGCCCTAATGACATCATTGTAAACAGGACTTTAGCCTTTTGTCTAATGCAACACCATTTGTTTTTGACCAGTGAAAAAAGTCAGCCAATGGATGAAAGAACGACCATTTACTTTCAAACCAAAATATTAGGTGCACCTCATAAATTTAAAGAATCTGTGGAAGTTAAGGGAGCTATTGCTTTATTCGAAAAAGCAAGCAGGTTGAAAATAAAAAGGGATGAGCCTCTCATTCTGAATTTAGCCACATGCTATTTTAATGACAATCAATTTGATAAGGTAATAACGACACTTGATGAAATTAATTATAAACAGGCTACAGCACATTTAAAATATATTATTCTTAATACAAAAGGTATGGCGTATGTTTTGATGAATAAATATGAAGAAGCGATTGAGTTGTTCTCAAAAATGGTTGACTTGGAACCTAAAAGCCCAATGCCTTATATTTATTTAGGACAAAGCTATGCCGCCCTGTTGAAAAACGATCTTGCATTGCAATATTTTATAACGGCAGATGAACTAAAACAAAATGACCCACACATTAAATTGAATATAGGTTTATCATATGCGAGAAAAGGTAACAATAAAGAGGCTTTAAATGCATACGAATCAGCTATTGCAGCAGGTATGGTTAATGATCCAATATTATATTTTCAAAAAGGGTTAGTAGAACACAATCTGGGTTATTACGCCAGTGCATATGTAAGTTTGCAAAAGGCACGAGAATTGAAGTACCAAGACGATTCGCGTTTGCCAATATTATTAGCTACATGTTACTTGCATTGCTCTCTTTGGAAAGATGCTTTATCCGCCCTGGATGAGGTTCTATCTACTACGCCAGATGATTTAGGTGTTAAAAGTAACAAAGCTATTGTATTATTTAATCTGGGGGACTACAACGGTGCAATGAAAATTGCGGATTATTTAATAAACACTGGTAGTAATGAGCATATTAAAATAGCAGAGGAAATTAAAATGTATATAGAAATGAGAACTACAAAAATAATAAAACTTAAAGTATTTTAATTAACAAGATAAAGGATAAGTAACAATGAAAGGCGTCATCTTAGCCGGGGGCCTGGGATCCAGGCTGCGCCCCCTGACCAGCATCACCAATAAGCACCTGCTGCCGGTTTACGACCGGCCCATGATCTATTACCCCATCCAGACCCTGGTGCAGGCTGGGATCAATGACATCATGCTGGTGACCGGCGGCAACGCGGCCGGGGATTTCCTGCGTCTGCTGGGCAACGGCGAGGAGTTCGGGCTTAAGCACATCAACTACACCTACCAGAAGCGCGAGGGCGGGATCGCCGAGGCACTGGGCCTCTGCCGGCATTTCGTGGGCCAGGACAAGGTGGTGGTGATGCTGGGCGACAACATCCTGGACGGCTCAATCAAAAAGGCGGTCAGCGACTTTGAAAAACAGGAATCGGGCGCCAAGATCTTTTTAAAGACCGTGGACAATCCAAAAGAATACGGCGTAGCCGAGCTGAAAGGCCCGCTGGTCAAGAACATCATAGAGAAGCCCAAGAACCCCAAGAGCAACTACGCCGTCATCGGCATCTACATGTATGACGCCCAGGTCTGGAACATCCTGAAAACGCTGAAGCCCTCGGGCCGGGGAGAGCTGGAGATCACCGACGTCAACAATGCCTTCATCCAGAAAGGCCACATGACCTACGAGATCATCAAGGGCTGGTGGGGCGACGCCGGGTCATCCATCGAGGACCTGTGGCGGGTCAACCACTACATCGGCCAGAAGGCGGAACGGGCCAAGCGATGATCCTGGTCACCGGGGCCAAGGGGATGCTGGGCACCGACCTCTGCGCCGAGCTCAGCGCCCAGCACCAGGTCACGGGAGTGGACCTGGGCGATTTCGATCTGTCGCACAAGGAGGCGGTGGAGGCCATCGCCGACCTTAACCCCCAACTGGTGGTGCACTGCGCGGCCATGACCAATGTGGACGGCTGCGAGACCGATCCCGACCGGGCCTACCTGGTCAACGGGCTGGGAACCAGGCACGCGGCTTTGGCCTGCCAAAAACTGGACATCCCGATGCTGTACATCAGCACCGACTTCGTGTTCGACGGGACCAAGAGGGAGCCTTATTACGAATGGGACAGTCCCAATCCCCTGGGGCACTACGGCCGTTCCAAGCTGGCGGGGGAGACGGAGGTAATATCTCTACTGCACAAGTATTACATCGTCCGCACCTCCTGGCTCTACGGCCCCAACGGGAAGAACTTCGTGGCCAGCATCCTTAAAAAGGCCGGGGAGACCGGTCAGGTCAAAGTGGTGGACGACCAGACCGGCTCGCCCACCTACACCCGCGACCTTTGCAATGCCCTGTCAATGCTGGTTCAGAGCAACCTATACGGGGTCTATCACCTCAGCAACTCCGGGTCCTGCAGCTGGCATCAGTTCGCCAAAGCCGCCATGCAGCACGCCGGGGTCAAGGCCGAGCTGTTTCCCATCAGATCGCATGAATATCCCACGCCCACCAAACGGCCGGCCTATTCGGTGCTGAACAATTTCGCCTGGAACAAGGAGTTCAAAACACCCTTAAGGCACTGGGAAGAGGGCTTAAAGGATTACATCCGCGAAACCATGCATGTGCAATGTTAAAAAAATATCAGATATGAAACAGAACAAAGAGATCCAGGCCGTCAAGGCCGAGCTCTACAAGAGTTCGTTCGCCCTGCAGCAGACCGCGGTGCTGCAAGCCGCCAATATCCACAAGGCGGCTGAAATGATCCACCAGTCCTTAAAGACCGGGGGAAAACTTTTGATCTGCGGCAACGGGGGCAGTGCGGCCGACAGCCAGCATGTGGCCACCGAGCTGGTGGTGCGGTTCCAGAAGGAGCGGCGGGCCCTGGCCGCTTTGGCGTTGACCACCGACACCTCGCTTTTGACCGCCGAGGCCAACGACCACGGCTTTGACACCATTTTCTCCCGCCAGGTGGAGGCCTTGGGGAAAAAGGGCGACGTGCTTTTAGCCATCAGCACCAGCGGTAATTCCAATAACGTGCTGAAGGCGGTGCAGTCCGCCAGAAAACTGGGCTTGGCAACAATAGGCTTGTCCGGAGGGACCGGAGGGAAACTGAAGAAAGCCTGCCACCTGTGCCTGCTGGCCCCGGGCGGCGCCACCTGCCGGATCCAGGAATGCCATCTGGCCATGGAACACGTGATCTGCGACCTGGTGGAAGGCTGGCTGGGAAAGAAGTAGATCAGCATAGATGACCATTCAACCCGCAGTACGAATAAATTAAACACAGCACAAAAACCCCATGAACAACCGCTGGAAGATATTCAAGAACCTGGACATCCGGCTGGCCTCGCTGGTGCTGGCCATGCTGATGTGGTTCCATGCCGCCACCGAGCGGGAGTACCAGCAGAAGATCTACTGTCCGGTGCTGGTGTCCAACATTCCGTCCGGTTTTGTGCTGGCGGCCACGCCCCCCCTGGTGCCCTGCCAGATAAAGGCCAAGGGCAAGGACATGATAGTCTTCAAGCTTAATCCCCCAAAAGTGCTGGCGGATATGGCCAACCGCCAGGTGAAGAAACTGACCTTCGATCTGTCGCCGGAACTGCTTCGATACCCCTTCAACCTGAAGGCGGTGGAGGCAGCTTTCGTGATCAGCGAGATCACGGTCAACCTGGACCGTTTGGGGCAGAAGGAGGTCCGGGTTCTGCCCGATGTCTCCGGCATTCCAGCCAGCGGCTACATCGTCTGCGACAGCACGGCCGCCGAGCCTTCGCTGGTGATCATCTCCGGGCCCCAGCGCCTGCTGGAAAAAATTGACAGTGTTTACACCTGGCCGGTTAAGGTGGACGGCAGGTCGGAGAACCAGCGGGTCCGCTGCCGGGTGGCCCCCCCCGACACCCTGCTGTTCAGGGCGGAACCGGAATCGGTGTGGGTGAAGCTTTGCTTTGAAAAGACCCAGGAGAGGTTGTATAAAAACGTACCGGTGGCGCTTTTGAACCGTGGCCAGGGTTATCTGGTCAGCTTTTCGCCGGGAACCATCGACCTGGCGGTATCCGGGCCCCAGCAGGTGCTGCAGCAGGCCGAGGCCGGGCAGTTCAAAATCACCCTGGACCTTAAGGGGCTGGCCCCGGGCCATCACCGCCTGCAGGCAGTGATCGAGCTGTCGGACAAGCTGGAGCTGATAGCCGCCGATCCCCGCGACTTTGAGGTGGACATCAAATGATGATCCTGGGAATTGAAACATCCTGCGACGAGACGGCCGCCGCGGTGGTGCTGGACGGCAAAAAGATACTGTCCGACGTCATCTATTCCCAGACGGTGCACCGGCAGTACGGCGGAGTGGTGCCGGAGCTGGCTTCGCGCGACCACCTGAAGAAGATCGTTCCGGTGGTCAGGGAGGCTTTGACCCAGGCCGGAATATCTCCCAGCCAAATAGACGCCGTGGCCGCCACCAGCCGGCCCGGCTTAGCCGGAGCCCTGTTAGTGGGCTTTTGTTTTGCCCGGGGGCTGGCCCAAAGCCTGGACGTTCCCTTTGTTTCGGTCAACCACGTGGAGGCCCACGCCCAGGCCGCTTTTCTGAATGATCCGGAACTGAAGGTCCCCGCCGTGGCCCTGGTGGTCTCGGGCGGCCACACTTCGCTTTTTTACATCGATGCTGGTTTCCGGTTCTCCCTGATGGGCCAGACCCTGGACGACGCCGCCGGCGAGGCTTTTGATAAAGTGGCCAAGCTGCTGGGGCTGGGTTATCCCGGCGGTCCGGCCATTGAACAACGGGCGAAATTGTCATCTTCAGACAGGGTCGTTTTCCCCAAAGCCATGCTGGGGGCCCAAAGCCTGGATTTTTCCTTTTCGGGGCTCAAGACGGCGGTCCTGAATTACGTGCTGGATCCCAAGAACGGCGGCCGGGATAATTTGTCCCAAGAAATGATCAACGATGTCTGCCGGGGCTTTCAAACGGCGGCCTGTGCGGTGCTGGTGGAAAAACTTAAAAGGGCCTGCGACCTGGCCGGCTGCCAAAACGCCGCGGTGGCCGGCGGGGTGGCCGCCAACGGATTTCTGCGACAGGGCCTGGCCGAGCTGGAGCGGAGGGAAGGCCTGAAAATAGTGATCCCCGGCATCAGGCTCTGCACCGACAATGCGGCCATGGTGGCGGCCTGCGCTTCCAGGATGCTGGACCAGCACCAAAAAATATCCGACAATACAGTACAAGCAAGGGTCACATGGCCGAAATATCAAAATACCTGAACTGGCCCAAACTCATCCTGGCCTCGGGCTCGCCCCGGCGCAAAAGCCTGCTGCAGGCGGTGGGGGCTGATTTCAAGGTGGTCATTCCCATGGTGGATGAGGACGGGATAGAAAATCTTGTGCCTGAGACCGCGGTCAAGAAGCTGGCCAGGGAAAAGGCCCTGGAGGTCAGGGCTCGTCTTTCCCCGGCCGACCGGAAGCGCCTGATCGTGGCCGCCGACACGGTGGTGGCCTATAGGCATCACGTGCTGGGCAAACCGGAGAACGGGGCCGGGGCGGTAAGGATGCTGAGAATGCTCTCCGGCCGCTGGCACCAGGTCTTTACCGGCCTGTGCCTGATATCACCGCTTGACGGCAGGATCATCACCGGCTACGAGGTTACCAAGGTCAAATTCCGCCGTTTGTCCCCGGCTTATATCAACAATTACGTGGCCTCGGGCGAGCCGCTGGACAAGGCCGGGGCCTACGGCATCCAGGAGCTGGGGGCCCTGATCGTGGAAAAGGTGGACGGCTGCTATTTCAATGTGGTGGGCCTGCCACTGGTGAAGCTGGACAAGATGATCAGGAGACTCAATCTATAACCGGGGACCGTTTTTATCCGCAGATTTAGCAGATTAACTAAAATAATGATTATTTAATAGTAAATACGGTTTTACAAAATAATATTTCCTGTCCTTCCTGGCTTCATTATATGAAAATTCCCCGGTTTCTTTAGTGCTAATATATATTAAACCTTAAGGTGATTGGATAACATGATCAAGCCCATTGAATGGAAGAACGAAGGCATCGCGTTGATAGACCAGCGGGAACTGCCGGGGCGGCTCAAATACCTGAACTGCAATACGGTGGAAAAGCTGGCCTGGGCCATCGAGACCCTGGCGGTGCGCGGCGCTCCGCTGATCGGCATCGCCGGGGCCTACGGTCTGGCGCTGGGGGTCAGGCATTCTTCCAAGACCAGCCTGCCAAAGGATTTTGAGGCCGCCTTTCAGCGGATCAAGATCACCCGGCCCACTGCGGTCAACCTGTTCTGGGCG
This genomic stretch from bacterium harbors:
- a CDS encoding hemolysin III family protein; protein product: MSVNSILTWLKKITTVRDEDADSVERYTPGEEITNAILHGVGLGLALAALAVLVVMASLSGNAWHIVSFSIYGATLVMLYLSSTLYHSFYAGKAKRLFRVFDHSSIFLLIAGTYTPITLIALRGRLGWTVFGVVWGIAILGIVGKAFWTHKFVFMSTLLYIAMGWLVVVVIKPVLENLNTVSLVFLGVGGLFYTLGTVFYLWRKLKYHHAIWHLFVLAGSICHFFTVLFMLPR
- the alaS gene encoding alanine--tRNA ligase; this encodes MQTSNQIRQSFLDFFKSKGHTIVPSASVVPTDDPTLLFTNAGMNQFKKIFLGAETRDYKRAADSQKVLRVSGKHNDLEEVGKDHTHHTFFEMLGNWSFGDYFKKESIGWAWELLTGVWKLPQEKLYATVYVNDQEAEGFWKTQTGIDHSHISRHGEKDNFWEMGETGPCGPCSEIHMDMGEGTCPKDGKDGHVCGVNVDGCGRFVEIWNLVFIQYDRGPDGTLKDLPSRHVDTGMGFERLVRVLQEKDSNYSTDLLYPIIKQTGEISGKQYNPGPEGMSFRVVADHIRALVFTIGDGVLPSNEGRGYVIRRILRRAARHGRLLGLKQPFLYRLASTVIDIMGEAYPDIKQRHEHIAMVIKTEEERFGETLDLGLSLFDQIASKLKTAKDKVISGPDAFKLYDTFGFPLDLTQVMAEEQGLTVDSEGFQQAMTGQRERARAARGEVTFTAAKEVDYPACIFVGYNSLVQKTKVNGIYIKELPIDKAEKGQTVDLTLENTPFYGEGGGQAGDIGFLENANCRIKVLNSVKAFNGSTVHHAEMVSGSIKLKDEITASVDQPARLSTARHHTATHLLQAALQQIVGKHVQQQGSMVSPERLRFDFTHFAGLEQMQLDEVEHMVNRKIMDNLPVADEHMKLAEAQKTGAMALFGEKYGEEVRVISCGDFSKELCGGTHVKHSGELGLFKIVKEEAIASGVRRIEAVAGEAAYRLVKQDELLVAEIQDRLKANRDDIVKKLNAQMEELKALEKSRKDAARLQQGSLIEGLVKEVKKVEEVQVLVKLLDGFSQDDMREMADKLRIKLPGAVIILASVDEGKFGFTIAVGDELVKTKKFLAGDIAKKIAAATGGKGGGRPQLAQVGGKDEGKLKEQMGQMETTIFS
- a CDS encoding 4Fe-4S binding protein, with product MITIKQQLCGQCGLCPGVCPVQAITLHGWGLEVDDKKCTGCGQCVTVCPTGALTKKT
- a CDS encoding geranylgeranylglyceryl/heptaprenylglyceryl phosphate synthase, which produces MIYQQLLKTAKQKGSNFLVLLDPDKCRKQDATKIGQALNDAGADGILFGTSLLMSNQIDDTIKALKQNFKQPVIIFPGSAYQVSQHADAILYLSLVSGRNAELLIGEQVKAAPMLKASGLEVIPTGYMLIESGKLTSANYMSHTMPIPRDKSDIAMAHALAARMLGMKLIYMDAGSGAQNSVPEEMIAGVAKYAELPVVVGGGIRTPEEAGSKARAGATAVVVGNILEKKGNLKTALAFAKAIHFRIKE
- a CDS encoding DUF3808 domain-containing protein codes for the protein MTAIEIGKLFITPLISIVKWMRSITAESTIISDSLSNVEDHEIREQLRKFMQKSSLLDLCTNNSKRSSMIDEFKAVLTNHTDTAITNAVDSFYENMIDGISKYDDLSRKYQNRVAWQNERTKNKPGLYVNIIQIDETIIELEDAYKAIIDTANKFESSKDFKQYIEYIERSYLNIRGVEKQKHYPIILNNIAKAYMELDEIEKPLFYLIKANKIDQSNKQIRANLAIAYANNENYDEANKLLNDLEGEQQPHIQVQILNIKSLTCLYESEFDKALILNESALKFEPENIYLNANRGLILCYHGKFEMGIRLLDDTSKKSPNDIIVNRTLAFCLMQHHLFLTSEKSQPMDERTTIYFQTKILGAPHKFKESVEVKGAIALFEKASRLKIKRDEPLILNLATCYFNDNQFDKVITTLDEINYKQATAHLKYIILNTKGMAYVLMNKYEEAIELFSKMVDLEPKSPMPYIYLGQSYAALLKNDLALQYFITADELKQNDPHIKLNIGLSYARKGNNKEALNAYESAIAAGMVNDPILYFQKGLVEHNLGYYASAYVSLQKARELKYQDDSRLPILLATCYLHCSLWKDALSALDEVLSTTPDDLGVKSNKAIVLFNLGDYNGAMKIADYLINTGSNEHIKIAEEIKMYIEMRTTKIIKLKVF
- a CDS encoding sugar phosphate nucleotidyltransferase, which translates into the protein MKGVILAGGLGSRLRPLTSITNKHLLPVYDRPMIYYPIQTLVQAGINDIMLVTGGNAAGDFLRLLGNGEEFGLKHINYTYQKREGGIAEALGLCRHFVGQDKVVVMLGDNILDGSIKKAVSDFEKQESGAKIFLKTVDNPKEYGVAELKGPLVKNIIEKPKNPKSNYAVIGIYMYDAQVWNILKTLKPSGRGELEITDVNNAFIQKGHMTYEIIKGWWGDAGSSIEDLWRVNHYIGQKAERAKR
- the rfbD gene encoding dTDP-4-dehydrorhamnose reductase, whose amino-acid sequence is MILVTGAKGMLGTDLCAELSAQHQVTGVDLGDFDLSHKEAVEAIADLNPQLVVHCAAMTNVDGCETDPDRAYLVNGLGTRHAALACQKLDIPMLYISTDFVFDGTKREPYYEWDSPNPLGHYGRSKLAGETEVISLLHKYYIVRTSWLYGPNGKNFVASILKKAGETGQVKVVDDQTGSPTYTRDLCNALSMLVQSNLYGVYHLSNSGSCSWHQFAKAAMQHAGVKAELFPIRSHEYPTPTKRPAYSVLNNFAWNKEFKTPLRHWEEGLKDYIRETMHVQC